A genome region from Pseudoalteromonas tetraodonis includes the following:
- the rsmI gene encoding 16S rRNA (cytidine(1402)-2'-O)-methyltransferase yields MLNEENSQKIGTLYVVATPIGNYDDLSQRAIATLSQVDLIAAEDTRHTGKLLSHFGIKAKTFALHDHNEKQKAQQIIDQLNQGLNIALVSDAGTPLISDPGYAVVNLCREQGALVTPVPGACAAITAVCCSGLPTDRFQFVGFTPAKSKARQDFFIDAVNSSITSIMYESTHRIMASLDDLEAALGGEQQVVFAKELTKTFETFFNGTVTELKQFLTDDPTKQRGEIVLMLPGKPKVVDDIPPEARKMLALLENEMPMKKACGVVADYFGMKKNALYKTIIEEKQ; encoded by the coding sequence ATGTTAAATGAGGAGAATTCACAGAAAATTGGCACTCTTTACGTTGTTGCCACCCCAATCGGCAATTATGACGACTTAAGTCAGCGTGCAATCGCGACATTATCGCAGGTTGACTTAATCGCTGCTGAAGACACTCGCCATACTGGCAAGCTACTCAGCCACTTTGGTATTAAGGCTAAAACCTTTGCGTTACATGACCATAATGAAAAGCAAAAAGCGCAGCAAATTATCGACCAACTTAATCAAGGGTTAAATATTGCGTTAGTATCCGATGCCGGCACGCCGCTTATAAGCGACCCTGGTTATGCCGTTGTTAATTTATGCCGTGAGCAGGGCGCACTTGTCACACCTGTACCTGGTGCATGCGCTGCTATTACGGCGGTATGTTGTTCAGGGCTGCCAACCGACCGTTTTCAGTTTGTTGGCTTTACGCCCGCTAAAAGTAAAGCACGCCAAGACTTTTTTATTGATGCGGTTAACTCAAGTATTACCAGTATTATGTATGAAAGTACCCACCGTATTATGGCAAGCTTAGACGATTTAGAAGCAGCGCTAGGTGGTGAGCAGCAAGTGGTATTTGCCAAAGAGCTCACTAAAACATTTGAAACCTTTTTTAATGGCACAGTGACTGAGTTAAAGCAGTTTTTAACTGACGATCCTACTAAACAGCGCGGTGAAATAGTACTTATGCTGCCGGGTAAACCTAAGGTAGTTGACGATATTCCGCCAGAGGCACGCAAAATGTTAGCGCTACTTGAAAACGAAATGCCAATGAAAAAAGCCTGTGGCGTGGTGGCCGATTACTTTGGTATGAAGAAAAACGCGCTGTATAAAACAATTATTGAAGAAAAACAGTAA
- a CDS encoding penicillin-binding protein activator, which produces MRLKLVSLLIILSGLSACSTTEKPTKTSDNLNSSANTLKNEALNAQSIYQLAQNRFGADKIQLLYSARDSAITEENWPLLETICSELALTASVDQIQNRLYIAFAQKEQNKNQQALEVLNSLEGQLKQPEHFAWHQFLTASIFASQNLPKRAAPYFFAASESATKNTISIPQLSDALWKNLKQLSSYALERFNRGSVIQQGWVNLALYHQVYANSSVDLDQAINNWRRRYLGHPGNNVLPKQETYANELAPINIERLVVLLPQSGANKRLGDALKAGILAALDKKEINETLFIDENTETEALSAQISQLQPDFVIGPLLKANIDKLANINTLLDIPTLHLNTFDGERTSLQHYFFALNPEHEVQQTLEHFLAQGYQKPMLLAPNNTNGQRLVDYFNLQWQRYSETTTQVGFYNDNKDMPNTITSLLEVDKSKERIKSVKALFNKEVESETRSRGDIDAIYILGDAIETRLIKPYLDVNVSTFADRIPIYASSKSHSKQIDTTDKGDLDGLYFTELPWMLDSQIKQHNLRQQYNDLWPEQADISQRLFAMAYDSVTMLNDIRQLSVTPDKYFSGLSGKLSINSAGDIERSLQWAQYSNRRIKPVELKTQRPVPLFMQSANDGITIIN; this is translated from the coding sequence GTGCGACTTAAACTAGTTAGTCTATTAATTATATTGTCAGGGTTATCGGCGTGTAGCACAACCGAAAAACCAACTAAAACCAGCGATAACTTAAATAGCAGTGCCAATACGCTGAAAAATGAAGCACTGAACGCGCAATCGATTTATCAATTAGCGCAAAACCGTTTTGGTGCGGATAAAATTCAACTGCTTTATAGTGCCCGTGATAGCGCCATTACTGAAGAAAACTGGCCGCTACTCGAAACAATATGTAGCGAACTTGCACTTACTGCCAGTGTTGATCAAATTCAAAACCGTTTATATATTGCCTTTGCACAAAAAGAGCAGAATAAAAACCAGCAAGCACTTGAAGTTTTAAACTCACTTGAGGGACAACTCAAGCAACCCGAACATTTTGCCTGGCACCAATTTTTAACTGCCAGCATTTTTGCTTCTCAAAACTTGCCAAAACGTGCTGCACCCTATTTTTTTGCGGCGTCAGAATCTGCAACTAAAAACACTATTTCAATTCCTCAGCTTAGTGATGCACTTTGGAAAAATTTAAAGCAACTCTCATCTTACGCATTAGAACGATTTAACCGTGGTTCTGTGATCCAACAAGGTTGGGTTAACTTAGCTTTGTATCATCAAGTTTACGCCAACAGCTCGGTTGATTTAGACCAAGCCATTAATAATTGGCGCCGCCGTTACCTGGGGCATCCTGGTAACAATGTACTGCCAAAACAAGAAACGTATGCTAATGAATTAGCGCCAATTAATATTGAGCGTTTGGTTGTTTTACTGCCTCAGTCAGGTGCTAATAAGCGCCTTGGGGATGCCTTAAAAGCCGGTATATTGGCAGCCCTTGATAAAAAAGAGATCAACGAAACACTGTTTATAGATGAAAACACTGAAACAGAAGCGTTGAGCGCACAAATTTCTCAGTTACAGCCTGACTTTGTTATTGGTCCACTATTAAAAGCCAATATAGATAAGCTCGCTAATATCAATACATTACTCGATATACCCACCTTACATTTAAATACCTTTGATGGCGAAAGAACCTCGCTGCAACATTACTTTTTTGCGCTTAATCCTGAACATGAAGTACAGCAAACGCTAGAGCACTTTTTAGCACAGGGTTATCAAAAGCCGATGTTGCTAGCGCCAAATAATACCAATGGCCAGCGCTTAGTTGACTACTTTAATCTGCAGTGGCAACGCTATAGTGAAACAACCACGCAAGTTGGTTTTTACAACGATAACAAAGATATGCCCAATACGATTACTAGCTTGTTAGAAGTTGATAAGTCAAAAGAGCGTATTAAATCTGTTAAAGCACTTTTTAATAAAGAAGTTGAAAGCGAAACACGCTCACGTGGAGATATTGATGCCATTTACATACTCGGCGACGCCATTGAAACCCGATTAATTAAGCCTTACCTTGATGTTAATGTGAGTACCTTTGCCGATAGAATTCCTATTTACGCCAGCTCTAAAAGCCACAGTAAGCAAATAGATACCACTGACAAAGGTGATTTAGACGGACTCTACTTTACTGAACTGCCTTGGATGTTAGACTCACAAATTAAGCAACATAATCTGCGTCAGCAATACAATGATTTATGGCCTGAACAAGCCGATATAAGCCAACGTTTATTTGCGATGGCTTATGATTCCGTCACCATGCTTAACGATATTAGACAATTGAGTGTTACACCCGATAAATACTTTTCAGGGTTGAGCGGTAAATTGTCGATTAATAGTGCCGGTGATATTGAACGTTCACTGCAATGGGCTCAGTACAGCAACCGCCGAATAAAACCGGTGGAGTTAAAAACACAACGCCCTGTACCGCTATTTATGCAATCAGCTAACGATGGCATAACCATAATTAACTAA
- a CDS encoding mechanosensitive ion channel family protein produces MLSALIATLANNTSIPAIDTVKPNSISWSFLKDQSVQLLHTFMQLLPTLLLGIVILVISYLIATPLSRLLIKPVTYMTKSKLVHLVARRGISTLIILLGFYLFLRLAGLTEFAVAIMSGTGLIGLILGFAFRDIAENFIASLLLSVQRPFKIDDVIEVDGRIGIVKKVTARATTLVDYDGNHIQIPNATVYKNTIKNLTANPKMRGHFSIGIGYDNDIRDAQSLAISVIKKQNSVLSDPPPQVLVDNLGSATINFTVYFWVNGEQYSIVKVASQLMRELINSFTQHNISMPDDARERVLLNSQGEDIYPIANEAKTETTEEINEQSHIQKHKITEHEHSIDDVSSDTDDIREQADESRDPVRGSRFEVRGSRFEVRGSRFENFKSLAVNITRFFCSYWRKSTSRRG; encoded by the coding sequence ATGCTCAGTGCTTTAATTGCAACACTCGCTAATAACACATCAATTCCAGCAATCGACACCGTTAAGCCAAACTCAATTTCTTGGAGCTTTTTAAAAGATCAAAGCGTGCAATTACTACACACATTCATGCAATTACTGCCCACTTTATTATTAGGGATTGTTATTTTGGTGATTAGTTATTTAATTGCCACACCATTATCACGCTTGTTAATAAAGCCTGTTACTTACATGACCAAGAGTAAATTAGTACATCTAGTTGCGAGGCGAGGTATTAGCACCTTAATTATTTTACTCGGGTTTTATCTATTTTTACGCTTGGCAGGACTTACCGAATTCGCGGTCGCAATTATGAGTGGCACCGGATTAATTGGGCTTATTTTAGGCTTTGCCTTTCGGGATATTGCTGAGAACTTTATTGCCAGTTTACTTTTAAGTGTACAGCGTCCATTTAAAATAGATGATGTAATAGAAGTTGATGGCAGAATTGGTATTGTTAAAAAAGTAACTGCACGGGCAACCACTTTAGTTGACTACGATGGCAATCATATTCAAATACCCAATGCGACTGTGTATAAAAATACCATTAAAAACTTAACCGCTAATCCAAAAATGCGCGGTCATTTTTCAATCGGTATTGGCTACGATAATGACATTCGCGACGCACAAAGTCTTGCTATTAGTGTTATAAAAAAACAAAACTCTGTGCTTAGCGATCCACCTCCCCAAGTATTGGTTGATAACTTAGGCTCCGCCACTATCAATTTTACTGTTTACTTTTGGGTCAACGGCGAACAATACAGCATTGTTAAAGTAGCCTCACAGCTTATGAGAGAGTTAATTAACAGTTTTACGCAACATAATATAAGTATGCCTGACGATGCCAGAGAGCGTGTATTGCTCAATAGCCAAGGTGAAGACATTTACCCCATAGCAAACGAAGCTAAAACAGAGACAACAGAAGAAATTAACGAGCAATCACATATTCAAAAACATAAAATCACAGAGCATGAACACAGTATTGATGATGTAAGTAGTGATACGGATGATATTCGCGAGCAAGCCGATGAATCACGCGACCCAGTTCGAGGTTCGAGGTTCGAGGTTCGAGGTTCGAGGTTCGAGGTTCGAGGTTCGAGGTTCGAGAATTTTAAAAGCCTTGCGGTTAACATTACAAGGTTTTTTTGTTCCTATTGGCGGAAGTCTACCTCGCGCCGGGGTTAG
- a CDS encoding YihY/virulence factor BrkB family protein: MSDFKRGQRAKQPNHIPLRGWWDIAKRIVKQMSRDNLSLVAAGVAFYALLAIFPAIAALVSVYAYFASPNDISVYLSQFMALLPQSTQEIILSQVSSLAQKSQTSLSLSALGTLLLTIWSSSKGSQALITACNISYHEYEKRSFLKAQLVRLLFSVGAIVVAVIALVIIGILPLALNLLGIKESIDFLIMLISWPLLALTFNFALLILYRYAPHRKAAKWRWVTVGSFTATVLWIVASFGFSFYVSHFASYNETYGSLGGVVIMLMWLFISAYIIILGATINAALEQQTAQDSTIGPDKKRGQRGAYVADHLDTK; this comes from the coding sequence ATGAGTGACTTTAAGCGTGGCCAAAGAGCCAAGCAGCCTAACCATATCCCTCTGCGTGGCTGGTGGGATATTGCAAAGCGAATAGTAAAACAAATGAGCCGTGATAATTTATCTTTAGTGGCGGCTGGCGTGGCATTTTATGCGTTACTGGCTATTTTTCCCGCCATTGCGGCATTGGTGTCTGTGTATGCTTATTTTGCATCACCGAATGATATTAGTGTGTATTTAAGTCAGTTTATGGCGTTATTACCACAAAGCACTCAAGAAATTATTTTATCTCAAGTTTCAAGTCTTGCGCAAAAGTCACAAACTAGTTTAAGCCTTAGTGCGCTGGGTACTTTACTGTTAACTATCTGGAGTAGCTCTAAGGGCAGCCAAGCGTTGATCACAGCATGTAATATTAGTTATCACGAATACGAAAAACGCTCATTCTTAAAGGCGCAACTTGTGCGTTTGTTATTTTCAGTGGGTGCAATTGTGGTGGCTGTAATAGCACTGGTAATTATAGGTATATTACCGCTAGCGCTTAATTTACTCGGAATTAAAGAGAGTATTGATTTTTTAATCATGCTTATATCATGGCCGTTGCTGGCATTGACCTTTAACTTTGCATTATTAATTTTATACCGTTATGCGCCTCACAGAAAAGCAGCTAAATGGCGCTGGGTTACCGTGGGCTCATTCACCGCCACCGTATTATGGATTGTGGCATCTTTTGGCTTTTCATTTTATGTATCTCATTTTGCTAGTTACAACGAAACATATGGCTCTTTAGGTGGAGTGGTTATTATGCTTATGTGGCTATTTATTAGCGCTTATATCATTATTTTGGGAGCCACAATCAATGCTGCGTTAGAGCAGCAAACCGCTCAAGACAGCACCATTGGACCAGATAAAAAAAGAGGGCAGCGAGGTGCGTATGTAGCAGACCACCTCGACACAAAATAA
- a CDS encoding bifunctional diguanylate cyclase/phosphodiesterase — translation MPVAAVILVTLWFSRDAAIKEHEKKVRSITEHLIIKQQSMINDVEHITEFLAKKQKDIKSLSSRCPSYFLDVKALNGNIANIGLVNKDGDLICSSNNGAPNINVSDRPYFKNALASKEFSIGHFQHDRSLEAQSINFASPILNENNDIEGVIVTVIALDWWSSALNSLNLPTEVRVAITDSNNLILANSPFSADRLGYKLEEFDLEHNLQAGVIFKGKDGIRRVFHQTTLYRDGNDNKLSIYITQPIDKTLERIDINFVKMVLGFLMTILLLAVLARRLVNKSILNPIKSLTQAVNRLAAGNMPHDDEQPNSPELNRLYHRFKYMAETRLTAEACLKHKHDELNSLLNALPDAFLRVDANGNILDTGGRIKSLNYSHSTPPKKLSCLFSDANLKQVQGYLIPLNAPVTVELEHKQDNHFYEAKISPMKKADEFIIVISNITQRKQNQESLHLASLVYNNSSEGMAITDENGVIYDVNPAFCETTLYSRKEVLNQTIGILSSGKHDKQFYNYMWQSLNKTGRWQGEITNRRKNGELYVEWLTIDTIYDKNKAPTSRIAIFTDLTEKKQADELIWRQAHFDHLTDLPNRLELKERLNLRFANLTNADQKLVIMLLDIDHFKDINDTLGHHYGDRLLKLVSERIVQTAKEADFVARIGGDEFVVVFSDLHGSDNIKQMAKSLLLSLASTIFIEDEKVYISASIGIACAPDDGQNPEQLLKAADQAMYKAKNSGRNGFEFFSHDMREDANARMQLLKELRSAIELEQFELYYQPIVSLDDLHVHKAEGLIRWQHPEKGLISPADFIPLAEETRQINALGQFVFAEALQTLNDIKKHIQDEFQISINVSPVQLATVDSGIDEWYDMLATANIPASAIVAEITEGLMVNPEELTQSRLKALVKSGMQLALDDFGTGYSSLAYLQEMDTDYLKIDKRFVDNIQKGSQELALCEAIIMMAHQLGLKVIAEGIETKLQMDLLLEAGCDYGQGYLFSKPLHKASFMQLITTNQVISLK, via the coding sequence ATGCCTGTAGCTGCTGTCATTTTAGTAACCTTGTGGTTTAGTCGTGACGCGGCTATTAAAGAGCACGAGAAAAAAGTGCGCTCTATCACTGAGCACCTAATTATCAAGCAGCAAAGCATGATTAATGATGTAGAGCATATTACTGAGTTTTTAGCAAAAAAGCAGAAAGACATTAAGTCTTTATCTTCTCGCTGCCCTTCGTATTTTTTAGATGTTAAGGCACTCAATGGCAATATCGCGAATATTGGTTTAGTAAACAAAGACGGCGATTTAATTTGTTCCTCAAATAATGGTGCCCCTAATATCAACGTTAGTGATCGTCCCTACTTTAAAAACGCACTCGCCAGTAAAGAGTTTAGTATTGGCCATTTCCAGCACGATCGCAGCCTTGAAGCCCAGAGCATTAACTTTGCTTCCCCTATTCTTAATGAAAACAATGATATTGAAGGCGTGATAGTAACTGTAATTGCTTTAGACTGGTGGAGCTCGGCACTTAATAGCTTGAATTTACCGACAGAAGTTCGAGTCGCCATCACTGACTCTAATAATCTTATTTTAGCCAACTCCCCTTTTTCAGCCGATAGATTAGGTTATAAATTGGAAGAGTTTGATTTAGAACATAATTTACAAGCAGGTGTCATTTTTAAAGGAAAAGATGGTATCCGTAGAGTTTTTCATCAAACGACTCTCTATCGAGATGGCAATGACAATAAGCTCTCTATTTATATTACTCAACCAATAGATAAAACACTTGAGCGGATAGATATTAACTTTGTAAAAATGGTTTTAGGATTTTTAATGACCATTCTTCTTTTAGCTGTATTAGCTAGACGACTGGTCAATAAAAGCATTTTAAATCCGATTAAAAGTTTAACGCAGGCGGTTAACCGCTTAGCGGCCGGTAATATGCCTCATGACGATGAGCAGCCCAATAGTCCTGAGCTAAATAGACTTTACCATCGTTTTAAATACATGGCCGAGACTCGCTTAACGGCTGAAGCATGCCTTAAACATAAGCATGACGAGCTCAATAGCCTGCTTAATGCATTACCCGATGCTTTTTTACGCGTAGATGCCAATGGCAATATTCTTGATACCGGTGGACGTATTAAATCGTTAAATTATAGCCATTCAACACCCCCTAAAAAATTATCGTGTTTATTCTCTGATGCTAATTTAAAACAAGTGCAAGGGTACTTAATACCCCTGAACGCCCCTGTCACTGTTGAGCTTGAACATAAACAAGATAATCATTTTTATGAAGCTAAAATTAGCCCAATGAAAAAAGCCGATGAGTTTATTATCGTTATTAGTAACATCACGCAACGAAAGCAAAATCAAGAATCGTTGCATTTAGCGTCATTAGTTTACAACAACAGCAGTGAAGGCATGGCAATCACGGATGAAAATGGGGTTATTTATGATGTGAATCCTGCGTTTTGTGAAACAACTTTGTATTCTCGAAAAGAAGTACTCAATCAAACTATTGGTATTTTATCATCGGGTAAACACGATAAGCAGTTTTATAATTACATGTGGCAATCGCTCAATAAAACAGGGCGTTGGCAAGGTGAAATAACCAATCGTCGTAAAAATGGCGAGCTGTATGTTGAATGGTTAACCATCGATACTATTTACGATAAAAATAAAGCCCCGACTAGTCGTATTGCTATTTTTACCGACCTAACCGAGAAAAAACAAGCAGATGAATTAATTTGGCGACAAGCGCACTTTGATCATTTAACCGACTTGCCTAATCGATTAGAACTAAAAGAGCGCTTAAATCTACGATTCGCAAACCTTACCAATGCAGATCAAAAACTGGTCATTATGCTATTAGATATTGATCATTTTAAAGATATTAACGACACATTGGGCCACCATTACGGCGATAGATTACTTAAGTTAGTATCTGAGCGAATTGTGCAAACGGCCAAAGAGGCTGACTTTGTAGCACGAATTGGCGGAGACGAGTTTGTTGTTGTATTTAGTGATTTACATGGCAGCGATAATATAAAGCAAATGGCAAAATCACTTTTGCTTAGCCTTGCCTCCACTATTTTTATTGAAGATGAAAAAGTGTATATCAGTGCCAGTATTGGTATTGCCTGCGCGCCAGATGATGGCCAAAATCCAGAGCAATTACTTAAAGCCGCTGACCAAGCTATGTATAAAGCAAAAAATAGCGGTCGCAATGGCTTTGAATTTTTCTCACATGATATGCGTGAAGATGCAAACGCAAGAATGCAACTACTCAAAGAGCTTCGCTCAGCTATAGAGCTAGAACAATTTGAATTGTATTACCAACCTATCGTATCGCTTGATGATTTACACGTTCATAAAGCTGAGGGACTTATTCGTTGGCAACACCCAGAAAAAGGCCTGATCAGCCCTGCTGACTTTATTCCTCTTGCTGAAGAAACCAGACAAATAAATGCGCTGGGTCAATTTGTATTTGCTGAGGCACTACAAACACTTAATGATATTAAAAAACACATTCAAGATGAATTTCAAATAAGCATTAACGTTTCACCAGTGCAATTGGCAACCGTCGATAGCGGCATAGACGAATGGTACGATATGCTAGCAACGGCAAATATACCAGCCTCAGCGATTGTGGCCGAAATTACTGAAGGCTTAATGGTTAACCCTGAAGAACTTACCCAAAGTCGTTTGAAAGCCTTGGTTAAGTCAGGGATGCAATTGGCCCTTGATGACTTTGGCACCGGTTATTCATCGCTTGCTTACTTGCAAGAAATGGATACCGACTACCTAAAAATAGATAAACGCTTTGTTGATAATATTCAAAAAGGCAGTCAAGAGCTGGCTTTGTGTGAAGCAATTATCATGATGGCTCATCAGCTTGGTTTAAAAGTGATTGCCGAAGGCATAGAAACAAAATTACAAATGGATTTATTACTTGAGGCCGGTTGTGATTATGGCCAAGGCTATTTGTTTTCAAAGCCGCTGCACAAAGCCTCGTTTATGCAGCTGATAACAACAAATCAAGTAATTAGTTTAAAATAA